In Paraburkholderia phenazinium, the following are encoded in one genomic region:
- the rnhA gene encoding ribonuclease HI codes for MTSELIDIYTDGACKGNPGPGGWGALLRFGAQEKEMFGGEANTTNNRMELMAVIAALEALKRPCKAVVHTDSQYVQKGISEWIHGWKKKNWMTAAKTPVKNSDLWKRLDTAVQQHEIEWRWVKGHAGHPENERADALANRGVASLAEI; via the coding sequence ATGACGTCCGAACTCATCGATATTTATACCGACGGCGCCTGCAAGGGCAATCCCGGCCCCGGCGGCTGGGGTGCACTGCTGCGCTTCGGCGCGCAGGAAAAGGAAATGTTCGGCGGCGAAGCGAACACCACCAACAACCGCATGGAGCTGATGGCGGTGATCGCGGCGCTCGAAGCGCTGAAGCGGCCCTGCAAGGCGGTCGTGCATACCGACTCGCAATATGTCCAGAAAGGCATCAGCGAGTGGATCCACGGCTGGAAGAAAAAAAACTGGATGACCGCGGCGAAGACACCGGTGAAGAATTCCGACCTGTGGAAGCGGCTCGATACCGCGGTCCAGCAACATGAGATCGAGTGGCGCTGGGTGAAGGGTCACGCGGGACATCCGGAGAACGAGCGCGCCGATGCGCTGGCCAATCGCGGTGTCGCGTCGCTGGCGGAAATCTGA
- the dnaQ gene encoding DNA polymerase III subunit epsilon, whose translation MRQLILDTETTGLNARTGDRIIEIGCVELVNRRLTGNNLHFYVNPERDSDPGALAVHGLTTEFLRDKPKFAEIANELRDFIQGADLIIHNAPFDIGFLDAEFGLLGLPPFSSQCGEVIDTLVRAKAMFPGKRNSLDALCDRFGISNAHRTLHGALLDSELLAEVYLAMTRGQESLVIDMLGEASRGGDEGAPRVALNSLELPVIVASEEELAAHQAVLDGLDKAVKGTSVWRLQPVATADEQTA comes from the coding sequence ATGCGTCAACTCATCCTCGATACCGAAACCACCGGCCTGAATGCGCGCACCGGCGACCGCATCATCGAAATCGGCTGCGTCGAACTGGTGAACCGCCGGCTCACGGGCAACAACCTGCACTTCTACGTCAATCCGGAACGCGACAGCGATCCGGGCGCACTCGCCGTCCACGGACTCACCACCGAATTCCTGCGCGACAAGCCGAAGTTCGCGGAGATCGCCAACGAGCTGCGCGATTTCATTCAGGGCGCGGACCTGATCATTCACAACGCGCCGTTCGATATCGGCTTTCTCGACGCCGAGTTCGGACTGCTCGGCTTGCCGCCGTTCAGCTCGCAGTGCGGCGAAGTGATCGATACGCTGGTGCGCGCCAAGGCCATGTTCCCCGGCAAGCGCAACTCACTCGATGCGCTGTGCGACCGCTTCGGCATCAGCAACGCACACCGTACGCTGCACGGCGCATTGCTCGACTCGGAGCTGCTCGCGGAAGTTTATCTGGCGATGACGCGTGGCCAGGAGAGCCTCGTCATCGACATGCTGGGCGAGGCATCGAGAGGCGGCGACGAAGGCGCACCGCGGGTGGCGCTCAACTCGCTCGAGCTGCCGGTGATCGTCGCCAGCGAAGAGGAGCTCGCCGCGCATCAGGCCGTGCTCGACGGCCTCGACAAGGCGGTCAAAGGGACGAGCGTGTGGCGTCTGCAACCGGTGGCAACCGCCGATGAGCAAACCGCTTAA
- a CDS encoding TolC family protein, protein MPATAAAAMLGDGSAGVCAFGPLPNPLPLQDAVERGLCNNPKTREAWAQVKIQAAGVGIGRAAYLPTVTGNWQGVRDDTATNVSGYPQYSSDYRNSVLRTESVSLNWVLYDFGGRKAALANATALLAAARASQEAALEQAFADVAKDYYAAQAAQGAFAAAQEIEQTANDSFKAATARVSKGIAPITDELQAQTSWAEAVINRTKAQGDWQSALGTLASDMDLDPSMPITLPDVGDGVTPDADFDDSVAELIEEAKRSHPSVLAAEAQVEAAAAKLRQTRAEGLPSVSFVAKYSWNNQPTVLDVGFPQFPANGHEWYLGIQVSIPIFEGFTRTYQIRQAEAQTELQRDTLNEVQQQVGLDVWTSYQTLQTATHNLDNIAMLLDVARRSYTAAQRRYQVGVGNILELLNAQSSLAGAKRQRIQALTDWRSARLQLAAKLGKLRMWDIVDQQTRSVE, encoded by the coding sequence GTGCCAGCGACCGCCGCAGCGGCGATGCTTGGCGACGGCAGCGCTGGTGTCTGTGCATTTGGCCCGTTGCCCAATCCGCTGCCGTTGCAGGATGCGGTGGAGCGCGGCCTATGCAACAACCCCAAAACGCGCGAGGCCTGGGCGCAGGTCAAGATTCAGGCGGCAGGAGTCGGCATTGGTCGAGCCGCATATTTGCCCACAGTGACGGGTAACTGGCAGGGTGTACGGGACGACACCGCCACGAACGTCAGTGGTTATCCCCAATACAGTTCGGACTACCGGAACAGCGTACTCAGAACTGAGAGTGTGTCGCTGAACTGGGTGTTATACGATTTCGGAGGGCGCAAGGCGGCGCTGGCGAACGCGACGGCGCTGCTCGCTGCTGCGCGGGCCAGCCAGGAAGCAGCGTTGGAACAGGCTTTTGCGGACGTGGCGAAAGATTACTACGCAGCACAGGCTGCCCAAGGCGCATTTGCTGCCGCCCAGGAAATCGAGCAGACCGCAAACGACAGTTTCAAGGCCGCGACCGCTCGCGTCAGCAAAGGTATAGCACCCATTACCGACGAGCTGCAGGCCCAGACGTCGTGGGCGGAGGCCGTTATCAACCGGACGAAAGCGCAGGGAGACTGGCAATCCGCCCTTGGGACGCTAGCCTCCGATATGGATCTTGACCCGAGTATGCCGATAACCTTGCCTGATGTCGGTGACGGCGTGACGCCGGACGCGGACTTTGACGATTCGGTCGCAGAACTTATCGAAGAAGCCAAACGTTCTCATCCGAGCGTTCTGGCCGCTGAGGCTCAGGTCGAAGCGGCCGCGGCAAAACTAAGGCAGACACGCGCGGAAGGGTTGCCGAGCGTTAGCTTTGTCGCAAAGTACAGCTGGAACAATCAACCCACTGTTCTCGATGTCGGCTTCCCGCAGTTTCCTGCCAACGGACACGAATGGTATCTGGGTATTCAGGTTTCCATACCCATCTTTGAAGGCTTCACCCGAACGTACCAGATTCGTCAGGCCGAGGCGCAAACCGAGTTGCAGCGTGACACGCTGAATGAGGTGCAGCAGCAGGTAGGCCTTGATGTTTGGACGAGTTATCAGACGTTGCAGACTGCGACACACAATCTGGATAACATTGCCATGCTGCTTGACGTCGCACGACGCTCCTACACCGCTGCACAACGCCGATACCAGGTCGGAGTTGGAAATATCCTTGAGTTGCTCAACGCGCAATCGTCCTTGGCGGGAGCGAAGCGTCAGCGTATCCAGGCGTTGACTGACTGGCGTTCTGCGCGACTTCAACTGGCAGCTAAGCTTGGCAAGCTGCGGATGTGGGATATTGTTGATCAGCAGACCCGGAGCGTGGAATAG
- the gloB gene encoding hydroxyacylglutathione hydrolase translates to MNALEYVPVPAFEDNYIWLVSDGHHAVVVDPGEAAPVRAYLAKRGWRLSAILLTHHHQDHVGGVADLLNGQAVPVYGPAGESIEHLTHRLKSGDRVSIAAPALELGVLDVPGHTRGHIAYFQAADPGGTPHVFCGDTLFACGCGRLFEGTPTQMLKSLDELAALPGATQVHCAHEYTLSNIRFALACEPDNVDLQAWRDKATALRERGVPTLPTTIEHERAVNPFLRADSPAIHTTLIEQLHETVPDRLTAFTLLREWKNRFR, encoded by the coding sequence ATGAATGCGCTCGAGTACGTACCCGTCCCGGCTTTTGAAGACAATTACATCTGGCTCGTGTCGGACGGGCACCATGCGGTGGTCGTCGATCCGGGTGAGGCCGCTCCGGTTCGCGCCTATCTGGCGAAACGGGGCTGGCGGTTGAGCGCTATTTTACTCACGCACCATCACCAAGACCACGTCGGCGGGGTGGCCGATCTGCTGAATGGCCAGGCCGTGCCGGTGTATGGACCGGCCGGCGAGTCGATCGAGCACCTAACCCACCGCCTGAAAAGCGGCGACCGCGTGAGCATCGCCGCACCGGCGCTCGAACTGGGCGTGCTGGACGTCCCCGGTCATACGCGCGGCCATATTGCCTACTTTCAGGCGGCCGATCCGGGCGGCACGCCGCACGTGTTTTGCGGCGATACGCTGTTTGCGTGCGGCTGCGGCCGGCTCTTCGAAGGCACCCCGACGCAGATGCTCAAGTCGCTGGACGAACTCGCTGCGCTGCCGGGTGCGACCCAGGTCCACTGCGCGCACGAGTACACCTTGTCGAACATCCGCTTTGCGCTGGCGTGCGAGCCGGACAACGTGGATTTGCAGGCGTGGCGCGACAAGGCGACCGCGCTGCGCGAGCGCGGCGTGCCGACCCTGCCCACGACAATCGAGCACGAAAGGGCGGTCAATCCGTTTTTGCGCGCCGACAGTCCGGCAATCCACACGACGCTGATCGAACAGTTGCATGAAACGGTGCCGGATCGTTTGACTGCGTTCACACTGTTGCGTGAATGGAAGAACCGGTTCCGCTGA
- a CDS encoding site-specific integrase translates to MAAIWRRGDNWRAEVRRRGYPLVTRTFDTKAQADAWSRRTETEMDRGCFVDRTEAERNTLGDLLQRYADEISPHKKGGDGEIIRIRKLRKDVLAQYKIAALSSKVVAEYRDRRLRGDSKSKPVSGSTVNRELTLIGHVLSVARKEWGVHIETNPVSIIRRPRENRGRTRRLSSDEELRLLAELSPSPRDEHGRFGLGGTRNDWVLPVVVIAIETAMRRSEILSLCWADVFLNDRYVRLHDSKNGEARDVPLSIRAGATLSALPRHISGRVFPITPDALKKAFVRACDRAELENLHFHDLRHEATSRIAERLDNILELSAVTGHKTVQMLKRYYHPRASDLARKLG, encoded by the coding sequence ATGGCTGCAATCTGGAGACGGGGTGACAACTGGCGCGCAGAGGTGCGTAGGCGCGGTTACCCCCTCGTTACACGCACCTTCGATACAAAAGCCCAAGCCGACGCTTGGTCTCGGCGCACCGAAACCGAGATGGATCGCGGCTGCTTCGTCGACCGGACGGAAGCAGAACGCAACACGCTAGGTGACCTTCTACAGCGGTATGCGGACGAAATCTCGCCGCACAAGAAAGGGGGCGACGGCGAAATTATACGAATCCGGAAGCTTCGCAAGGATGTGCTGGCACAGTACAAAATCGCCGCGCTCAGCAGCAAGGTCGTCGCCGAGTATCGCGATCGCCGACTAAGAGGTGACAGCAAGTCAAAACCCGTTTCTGGCTCAACCGTGAACCGTGAGCTAACACTCATCGGACACGTTCTCAGTGTCGCCCGGAAGGAATGGGGTGTTCACATCGAAACCAATCCAGTATCAATCATCCGCCGCCCGCGCGAAAACCGAGGGCGCACCCGCAGGCTATCCTCCGACGAGGAGCTCCGGCTGCTCGCCGAGCTCTCTCCGAGTCCTCGAGACGAGCACGGTCGTTTCGGCCTCGGCGGAACTCGAAACGACTGGGTGCTACCCGTGGTAGTTATCGCGATTGAGACCGCAATGCGCCGCAGCGAGATTCTGTCGCTGTGCTGGGCTGATGTCTTTCTCAATGACAGGTATGTTCGCCTCCACGACAGCAAGAATGGCGAAGCGCGCGACGTCCCGCTTTCCATCCGTGCCGGTGCCACGCTATCCGCCCTGCCCCGGCATATCAGCGGCCGAGTATTTCCGATCACACCAGATGCGCTTAAGAAAGCTTTTGTCCGCGCATGCGATCGCGCGGAACTGGAGAACCTTCACTTTCATGATCTTCGGCACGAAGCGACATCGCGAATAGCTGAACGCCTCGACAACATTCTGGAGCTATCTGCCGTGACCGGGCACAAGACTGTACAAATGTTGAAGCGGTACTACCATCCGCGCGCCTCCGACCTGGCACGAAAGCTGGGCTAG
- a CDS encoding class I SAM-dependent methyltransferase: protein MSDRTIIDWPAWTDSPPGRYVLEWEQAQLDRVVSDVFGYHALQLGLPQLDALRENRMPCRGLVLDAASGASAPYRFPRAGGAATPEQHAPLGRSAVWCDLLDLPFEAQSVDLIVMPHTLEFTRDPHRLLREAERVLMPEGQLIILGFNSLSLWGARQSVGKVTGRPFVPATHDLIAFTRLKDWIKLLGFDLERGRFGCYRPPLVSDQWLARYGFMEAAGDRWWPIFGATYMVKAIKRVRGMRLIGPLKVKKPVLAAGLAPAATPNTRNQRK, encoded by the coding sequence ATGTCTGACCGAACGATTATAGACTGGCCCGCCTGGACCGATTCGCCACCCGGACGTTACGTGCTGGAATGGGAACAGGCGCAACTCGACCGCGTGGTGTCGGACGTGTTCGGCTACCACGCGCTGCAGCTCGGCCTGCCGCAGCTCGACGCGCTGCGCGAGAACCGCATGCCGTGCCGCGGTCTCGTGCTGGACGCGGCCAGCGGAGCCAGCGCGCCGTACCGCTTTCCGCGCGCGGGGGGCGCCGCCACGCCCGAACAACATGCCCCGCTCGGCCGCAGCGCGGTCTGGTGCGACCTGCTCGACTTGCCGTTCGAAGCGCAGAGCGTCGACCTGATCGTGATGCCGCACACGCTCGAATTCACCCGCGACCCGCACCGCCTGTTGCGCGAAGCCGAACGCGTGCTGATGCCGGAAGGCCAGTTGATCATCCTCGGCTTTAATTCGCTGTCGCTGTGGGGCGCCCGGCAATCGGTCGGCAAGGTCACCGGGCGGCCGTTCGTGCCGGCCACGCACGACCTGATTGCGTTCACTCGCCTGAAGGACTGGATTAAACTGCTCGGCTTCGACCTTGAGCGCGGACGCTTCGGCTGCTATCGTCCGCCCCTCGTCAGCGACCAGTGGCTCGCGCGCTACGGCTTCATGGAAGCCGCCGGCGACCGCTGGTGGCCGATCTTCGGCGCCACTTACATGGTGAAGGCGATCAAGCGCGTGCGCGGCATGCGTCTCATCGGCCCACTGAAGGTGAAAAAGCCCGTCCTCGCGGCGGGCCTCGCCCCCGCCGCCACCCCGAACACACGCAATCAGAGAAAATGA
- a CDS encoding transglycosylase SLT domain-containing protein: MRFIFSALLVLMLAACASQGPTTSSNTATPNPATQQAVADALRSTASAKETINVDQGSVDQLTSPDADLWARIRRGFQMPDLQSDLVDMQANWYAQRPEYVQRMTERSQKYLYHIVEELEERHMPTELALLPFIESAYNPQALSVAKAAGMWQFVPDTGRTYNLKQNMWQDERRDVLASTSAALDYLSRLHDMFGDWQLALAAYNWGEGNVQRAIARNEAAGLPTDYQDLRMPNETRNYVPKLQAVKNIVMNPQAYGLTLPSIPNHPYFVTVTTAHDMDVDVAAKLANMTPDEFRSLNPSFKKPVILGATQPQILLPFDNASAFEHNLKAFTGNLSSWTTYTVTERAAPAAIAQKIGVDADTLMEVNKIPVGMRLKPGSTIVVPRSDDNDDEDISADVAESAVLAMEPDVPDTRKMLIRVRRKQTMAALAVRYGVSIGQLKAWNRTRRDQVNPGQVIVLHVPVGKAMPSEPGPERIATSVQGGGVERIGTQITDTKSDSRYDKKSGRGRTAVVKVSDPAGKASKSSASSAAPKGKTSKAAAPATSSKASKAAAVSRPKTAAKAKKGN; the protein is encoded by the coding sequence ATGAGATTTATCTTTAGTGCGTTGTTGGTCCTCATGCTCGCCGCGTGCGCGAGCCAGGGGCCAACGACGAGTAGCAATACCGCCACGCCGAATCCTGCCACCCAGCAAGCCGTAGCCGACGCCCTTCGCAGTACAGCCTCTGCCAAAGAAACGATCAATGTCGATCAAGGTTCTGTCGATCAGTTGACGAGCCCCGATGCCGATCTATGGGCACGGATTCGCCGTGGTTTTCAGATGCCCGACCTGCAAAGCGACCTCGTCGACATGCAGGCCAACTGGTACGCCCAGCGCCCGGAATACGTTCAACGTATGACCGAGCGGTCGCAAAAATACCTGTATCACATCGTCGAGGAACTCGAAGAGCGGCACATGCCGACTGAGCTCGCGTTGCTGCCGTTCATCGAATCCGCCTACAACCCGCAGGCGCTGTCGGTGGCGAAGGCGGCCGGCATGTGGCAGTTCGTGCCGGACACCGGCCGTACCTACAACCTCAAGCAGAACATGTGGCAGGACGAGCGTCGCGACGTGCTCGCCTCCACCAGTGCCGCGCTCGACTATCTCTCGCGTCTGCACGACATGTTCGGCGACTGGCAGCTTGCGCTGGCGGCGTACAACTGGGGTGAGGGCAACGTGCAGCGCGCCATCGCGCGCAACGAAGCGGCGGGCTTGCCGACGGACTATCAGGACCTGCGCATGCCGAACGAGACGCGTAACTACGTCCCGAAGCTGCAGGCGGTCAAGAACATCGTGATGAACCCGCAAGCCTACGGTCTGACGCTGCCGTCCATTCCGAACCACCCGTATTTCGTGACGGTGACCACCGCGCACGATATGGACGTCGACGTGGCGGCCAAGCTCGCCAACATGACGCCCGACGAGTTCCGCTCGCTGAACCCCTCGTTCAAGAAGCCGGTCATCCTCGGCGCGACACAGCCGCAGATTCTGCTGCCGTTCGATAACGCGAGTGCTTTCGAACACAATCTGAAGGCCTTCACCGGTAACCTGTCGTCGTGGACGACCTACACGGTGACCGAGCGCGCCGCGCCGGCGGCGATTGCGCAGAAGATCGGCGTCGACGCGGACACGCTGATGGAAGTCAACAAGATTCCCGTCGGCATGCGTCTGAAGCCGGGTTCGACGATCGTCGTGCCGCGCAGCGACGACAACGACGACGAAGACATTAGCGCTGACGTCGCCGAAAGCGCCGTCCTCGCGATGGAACCGGACGTCCCCGACACGCGCAAAATGCTGATTCGCGTGCGTCGCAAGCAGACCATGGCGGCGCTGGCCGTTCGCTACGGCGTGTCGATCGGGCAATTGAAGGCGTGGAACCGCACGCGCCGCGACCAGGTGAACCCGGGCCAGGTGATCGTGCTGCATGTGCCGGTGGGCAAGGCCATGCCGAGCGAACCGGGACCGGAACGGATCGCGACCAGCGTGCAGGGCGGTGGCGTCGAACGGATCGGGACCCAGATCACAGACACGAAGAGCGATTCGCGCTACGATAAGAAATCAGGTCGTGGCCGCACCGCCGTCGTAAAGGTGTCGGATCCGGCGGGCAAGGCCAGCAAATCGTCAGCGTCGAGCGCCGCACCCAAGGGCAAGACGTCGAAAGCGGCCGCGCCGGCCACGTCCAGCAAGGCGTCGAAGGCTGCGGCAGTAAGCCGCCCGAAGACTGCGGCCAAGGCGAAGAAGGGAAACTAA